AGGGCAATGAAGACAAGCGGTTTGCCGGCACCGCCCTGTGGAGCCTCGGCGGCAGCGGCGCCGACACCAGCGTGGCGGTCGCGGTCAGCATCCCGGACCGGTCGGCGGAGCTCAGCATCGTCATTCGCCCCAATGCGGACCAGTCGCTGCTGGCGAGCCACACGATCGATGTCGTCTATCACGCTCCGGCCGGCGGGGAAGGGCTGATCACCAATGTGCCGGGCTTCATGGTTCGGGTCAAAAACGGCGATTCGTCGATACCGCTGCGCGGCGCCGGCGCACTGGTCGTTCCGGGCCAGTATCTGATCGGCCTGTCCGGCGCCCCGGCCGACCGGGCGCACAACACGTCCATGCTCAAGAACGCGGAATGGCTCGTGATTCCGGCCGAGTTCGAGAGCAAGCGGAAAACCGTGATCGTGATCGAAAAGGGCGCCAGCGGCCAGGCTGCGATGGCCAAGGCCTTCGCCGCCTGGGAGGCGGCGAAAACCCCCGCCCAAATCCAGTAACAGGACGGAAAAGCCGACTTCCCTCTTGTGCCGCGGCCCGCCGTGCCCCATTGTTAGAGTCAGTTCCGAGGGGTGTGCCCCGTTTGGGCACTGAGACGGCCGCGTGAACGCCGCGCCGAACCCTTAGAACCTGATCCGGGTCATGCCGGCGAAGGGATTGGAACCGCATGCTTCCCCTCTCCGACATGCTGAGAAGAGTGACGGCCTCGCGTGTTCGCGCGCTGAGATGGCGAATTCGGCTATTTGGCCCGGGGCCAATGCGAAACGGAGCTCGAGATGAACAAGCACGCCCGTGAGACCGAACTGATGCGGCCGGAAGTGACGACCGGCCCGCTGCCCGCCTCGCGCAAGGTCCATGTGCAGTCCGACCATGCGGCCGATATCCGGGTGCCATTGCGCGAGATCGCGCTGAGCGAAGGCGCCGAGGCGGCGACGCTTCGCGTCTACGATTGCTCCGGCCCCTATACCGACCCCGAGGCGAAGATCGACGTCGAGAAGGGTCTTGCCCGCGCGCGCGATGCCTGGGTGAACGAGCGCGGCGGGGTCGAGGCCTATGACGGCCGCGAGATCAGGCCGGAGGACAATGGCGCCGTCTCCGCCAGGAAGATGGCGCGCGCCTTCCCGGTGCGGCGGCAGCCCCTGCGCGGCCTTCCCGGCCACCCCGTGACGCAGCTCGAATTCGCCCGCGCCGGCATTGTCACCAAGGAGATGATCTATGTCGCCGAACGCGAGAATCTCGGCCGCAAGCAAGCGGCGGAGGGCGCCAAGGCGAGGCTTGCCGACGGCGAGAGCTTCGGCGCGGCGATCCCCGAATTCATCACGCCGGAATTTGTCCGCCAGGAGGTCGCCCGCGGCCGCGCGATCATCCCCGCCAACATCAATCACGGCGAACTGGAGCCGATGATCATCGGCCGCAACTTCCTCGTCAAGATCAACGCCAATATCGGCAATTCCGCCGTCACCTCCTCGGTCGAGGAGGAGGTGGAGAAGATGGTGTGGGCGATCCGCTGGGGCGCCGACACGGTGATGGACCTGTCCACCGGCAGCAACATCCACACCACGCGCGAATGGATTATCCGCAATTCGCCGGTGCCGATCGGCACGGTGCCGATCTACCAGGCGCTGGAGAAATGCGACGGCGACCCGGTCAAGCTCACCTGGGAGCTTTATCGCGACACGCTGATCGAGCAGTGCGAGCAAGGCGTCGACTA
This genomic stretch from Hyphomicrobiales bacterium harbors:
- a CDS encoding phosphomethylpyrimidine synthase ThiC, encoding MNKHARETELMRPEVTTGPLPASRKVHVQSDHAADIRVPLREIALSEGAEAATLRVYDCSGPYTDPEAKIDVEKGLARARDAWVNERGGVEAYDGREIRPEDNGAVSARKMARAFPVRRQPLRGLPGHPVTQLEFARAGIVTKEMIYVAERENLGRKQAAEGAKARLADGESFGAAIPEFITPEFVRQEVARGRAIIPANINHGELEPMIIGRNFLVKINANIGNSAVTSSVEEEVEKMVWAIRWGADTVMDLSTGSNIHTTREWIIRNSPVPIGTVPIYQALEKCDGDPVKLTWELYRDTLIEQCEQGVD